One Peterkaempfera bronchialis DNA window includes the following coding sequences:
- a CDS encoding SRPBCC family protein: MALFRIERRSALSADEAWRRMTDWERHADRVPLTGITVTTPPPTGVGTVLVARTGVGRAGFDDPMEIVLWEPPTAGRPGRCRLEKRGTAVLGQAEIEVRPEGTGSVVVWCEDLRVRGLPGLLDAPTRWTGRLVFGRTVAGLLKEA, from the coding sequence GTGGCCCTGTTCCGGATCGAACGCCGCTCCGCCCTCTCCGCCGACGAGGCGTGGCGCCGCATGACCGACTGGGAGCGGCACGCCGACCGGGTGCCGCTGACCGGGATCACCGTCACCACTCCGCCGCCGACCGGAGTGGGCACCGTGCTGGTGGCGCGCACCGGCGTCGGCCGGGCCGGGTTCGACGACCCGATGGAGATCGTGCTCTGGGAGCCGCCCACGGCGGGTCGGCCGGGGCGCTGCCGCCTGGAGAAGCGCGGGACGGCGGTGCTGGGCCAGGCCGAGATCGAGGTGCGCCCGGAGGGGACCGGCTCGGTCGTCGTCTGGTGCGAGGACCTGCGGGTGCGCGGGCTGCCCGGCCTGCTGGACGCACCGACCCGCTGGACGGGCCGCCTGGTCTTCGGCCGGACCGTCGCAGGACTGCTGAAGGAGGCGTAG
- a CDS encoding RtcB family protein, with protein sequence MDLTQIDRYEFRVERRGAMRVPGVVFASRALLSDAGQSLEQVRNVATLPGIVEASYAMPDVHWGYGFPIGGVAATDPAQGGVVSPGGVGFDISCGVRLLAADLTAQELAPVLGRLMDALDPAVPRGMTRGGVWTPHDRDELRRILTDGSRHALERGHGEQRDLDRCEDGGAVDGADPGQVGERALERGLHQVGSLGSGNHFLEVQRVAEVYDAPVATAFGLHPGQVCVMIHCGSRGLGHQICGDQVRRMEQTMRQYGIQVPDRQLACAPVDSPAGQDYLAAMAAAANYGRVNRHMLAEAARRVFAEVTGARLDLVYDISHNLAKLEEHEVDGVPRWLCVHRKGATRALPPGHPDLPPDLRATGQPVLIPGTMGTASYVLTGVPGGRAFHSTCHGAGRVQSRHQAARSVSGRQLRDRLEAQGIAVRPSSWRGLAEEHPGAYKDVAAVVEAGEGAGLCRSVARLVPLGVVKG encoded by the coding sequence ATGGACCTCACCCAGATCGACCGCTATGAGTTCCGGGTCGAGCGGCGGGGCGCGATGCGGGTCCCGGGCGTGGTGTTCGCCTCCCGGGCGCTGCTGAGCGACGCCGGACAGTCGCTGGAGCAGGTCCGCAATGTCGCCACCCTCCCGGGCATCGTCGAGGCGTCGTACGCCATGCCGGATGTGCACTGGGGGTACGGCTTCCCGATCGGCGGCGTCGCCGCGACCGACCCCGCGCAGGGCGGCGTGGTCTCCCCGGGCGGGGTGGGCTTCGACATCTCCTGCGGCGTCCGGCTGCTCGCGGCCGACCTCACCGCCCAGGAGCTGGCGCCCGTCCTCGGTCGGCTGATGGACGCCCTGGACCCCGCCGTACCGCGCGGAATGACCCGGGGCGGCGTCTGGACCCCGCACGACCGGGACGAGCTGCGCCGCATCCTCACCGACGGCTCCCGCCACGCCCTGGAGCGGGGCCATGGCGAGCAGCGCGACCTGGACCGCTGCGAGGACGGCGGCGCGGTGGACGGGGCCGACCCCGGCCAGGTCGGCGAACGGGCCCTGGAGCGCGGGCTGCACCAGGTCGGCAGCCTCGGGTCCGGCAACCACTTCCTGGAAGTGCAGCGGGTCGCCGAGGTGTACGACGCCCCCGTCGCCACCGCCTTCGGCCTGCACCCCGGGCAGGTCTGCGTGATGATCCACTGCGGTTCGCGCGGCCTGGGCCACCAGATCTGCGGCGACCAGGTACGCCGGATGGAGCAGACCATGCGCCAGTACGGCATCCAGGTCCCCGACCGGCAGCTGGCCTGCGCCCCGGTGGACTCCCCGGCCGGGCAGGACTACCTGGCGGCCATGGCCGCCGCCGCCAACTACGGCCGGGTCAACCGCCATATGCTCGCCGAGGCGGCCCGCCGGGTCTTCGCCGAGGTCACGGGCGCCCGGCTGGACCTGGTCTACGACATCTCGCACAACCTCGCCAAGCTGGAGGAGCACGAGGTCGACGGCGTGCCCCGGTGGCTCTGCGTGCACCGCAAGGGCGCCACCCGGGCGCTCCCGCCGGGCCACCCCGACCTGCCGCCGGACCTGCGCGCGACCGGGCAGCCGGTGCTGATCCCGGGCACCATGGGCACCGCCTCCTATGTGCTCACCGGCGTCCCGGGCGGCCGGGCCTTCCACTCCACCTGCCATGGCGCGGGCCGGGTGCAGAGCCGCCACCAGGCGGCCCGCTCGGTCAGCGGCCGGCAGCTGCGCGACCGGCTGGAGGCCCAGGGCATCGCGGTGCGCCCGTCCTCCTGGCGGGGGCTGGCGGAGGAGCACCCCGGCGCCTACAAGGACGTCGCCGCCGTGGTGGAGGCGGGCGAGGGGGCCGGTCTGTGCCGGTCCGTCGCCCGCCTGGTACCGCTCGGCGTGGTCAAGGGCTGA
- a CDS encoding archease — protein sequence MAPHPDRPAAGHRSLPHTADTRIEAWAPDRERCLAEAVTGLVASFADLADLAGAPPRRGVTAHLPPAADEDLLVALLDEVIYRLEVHGELPLAAEVAAAPDGGLDVRLAMAAAEAVQAVGALPKAVSLHGLHLTRGSADGGWSCAFTVDV from the coding sequence ATGGCCCCGCACCCCGACCGGCCCGCCGCCGGCCACCGCAGCCTCCCGCACACCGCCGACACCCGGATCGAGGCCTGGGCACCCGACCGGGAACGCTGCCTCGCCGAGGCCGTCACCGGCCTGGTCGCCTCCTTCGCCGACCTCGCCGACCTCGCCGGCGCCCCGCCCCGGCGCGGCGTCACCGCGCACCTCCCGCCGGCCGCCGACGAGGACCTGCTGGTGGCGCTGCTGGACGAGGTGATCTACCGGCTGGAGGTGCACGGCGAACTGCCGCTGGCCGCCGAGGTGGCCGCCGCGCCCGACGGCGGCCTGGACGTCCGGCTGGCCATGGCCGCCGCCGAGGCGGTGCAGGCGGTCGGTGCGCTGCCCAAGGCGGTGTCGCTGCACGGGCTGCACCTCACCCGGGGGTCCGCTGACGGCGGCTGGTCATGCGCCTTCACGGTCGACGTCTGA
- a CDS encoding lipase maturation factor family protein, with translation MEWFSSPDYWWSRLVLQRALAAVYLVGFLVAANQFRALLGERGLLPVPRFLARTPFRRSPSIFHLHYSDRFFAAVAWGGVVLSAAVVAGAADAVPLWASMLIWAVLWALYLSIVNVGQIWYAFGWESLLLEAGFLAVFLGNAGTAPPVLVLWLMRWLVFRVEFGAGLIKLRGDRCWRDLTCLYYHHETQPMPGPLSWFFHHLPRPLHRVETAANHVAQLVAPLVLLTPQPAASVAAGVIIATQLWLVLSGNFAWLNWLTIVLALAAVDGSRAAALLGLPAAPAQSAAPLWFQVAVLAATGLVAVLSYWPVRNLLSRHQLMNSSFNTLHLVNTYGAFGSIVRLRHEVVIEGTDEARPTAETVWREYSFKGKPGDPRRLPRQFAPYHLRLDWLMWFAGISPSYARPWLRPLVARLLENDPATLRLLRSNPFPAAPPALVRARLYRYRFTDWQELRRTGAWWHREPVGELLPPVRSAR, from the coding sequence GTGGAGTGGTTCAGCAGCCCCGACTACTGGTGGAGCAGGCTCGTCCTGCAACGGGCGCTGGCCGCCGTGTACCTGGTGGGCTTCCTGGTGGCCGCCAACCAGTTCCGGGCGCTGCTCGGCGAGCGGGGGCTGCTGCCGGTGCCGCGCTTCCTCGCCCGGACGCCGTTCCGCCGCTCCCCCAGCATCTTCCATCTGCACTACTCCGACCGCTTCTTCGCGGCGGTGGCCTGGGGCGGCGTCGTGCTCTCCGCCGCGGTGGTGGCGGGGGCGGCGGACGCGGTCCCGCTCTGGGCGTCCATGCTGATCTGGGCGGTGCTCTGGGCGCTCTATCTGTCGATCGTGAACGTCGGGCAGATCTGGTACGCGTTCGGCTGGGAGTCGCTGCTGCTGGAAGCGGGCTTCCTGGCGGTCTTCCTGGGGAACGCCGGGACGGCGCCGCCGGTGCTGGTGCTCTGGCTGATGCGCTGGCTGGTCTTCCGGGTGGAGTTCGGCGCCGGGCTGATCAAGCTGCGCGGCGACCGCTGCTGGCGCGACCTGACCTGCCTCTACTACCACCATGAGACACAGCCGATGCCGGGTCCGCTGAGCTGGTTCTTCCACCACCTGCCCAGGCCGCTGCACCGGGTGGAGACGGCGGCCAACCATGTCGCGCAGCTGGTCGCGCCGCTGGTGCTGCTCACCCCGCAGCCGGCCGCGAGCGTGGCGGCGGGCGTCATCATCGCCACCCAGCTGTGGCTGGTGCTGTCCGGCAACTTCGCCTGGCTCAACTGGCTGACGATCGTGCTGGCCCTCGCCGCCGTGGACGGGTCCCGCGCCGCCGCACTGCTGGGGCTGCCCGCCGCTCCGGCGCAGTCCGCCGCGCCGCTCTGGTTCCAGGTCGCGGTCCTCGCCGCCACGGGGCTGGTGGCCGTGCTCAGCTACTGGCCGGTACGCAATCTGCTCTCCCGCCACCAGCTGATGAACAGCTCCTTCAACACCCTCCACCTGGTCAACACCTACGGGGCCTTCGGCAGCATCGTCCGGCTCCGCCACGAGGTGGTGATCGAGGGCACCGACGAGGCGCGGCCCACCGCCGAGACGGTGTGGCGGGAGTACTCCTTCAAGGGCAAGCCGGGCGACCCCCGGCGGCTGCCTCGCCAGTTCGCCCCGTACCACCTGCGGCTGGACTGGCTGATGTGGTTCGCCGGGATCTCGCCGTCCTACGCCCGGCCGTGGCTGCGCCCGCTGGTCGCCCGGCTGCTGGAGAACGACCCGGCGACGCTGAGGCTGCTGCGGAGCAACCCCTTCCCGGCCGCTCCGCCCGCGCTGGTGCGGGCCCGGCTCTACCGCTACCGGTTCACCGACTGGCAGGAGCTGCGCCGTACCGGGGCCTGGTGGCACCGGGAGCCAGTGGGCGAGCTGCTGCCGCCGGTCCGCTCGGCTCGGTGA
- a CDS encoding DUF2267 domain-containing protein, with protein sequence MHYDEFIGEVRARGALPDRRTAERAVRATLETLAERVPVGLAEHIAAQLPPEIAQHLLRVAVTHGPSREERRRGERFGLAGFAGRIAWRAGTTEEMALAEAGAVLDVLDASLAPELMQKLGHVLPHDIRELLPEARAADAPWSSA encoded by the coding sequence ATGCACTACGACGAGTTCATCGGCGAGGTCCGGGCCCGGGGCGCGCTCCCCGACCGGCGCACGGCGGAGCGTGCCGTACGGGCGACTCTGGAGACCCTGGCGGAGCGGGTGCCGGTCGGCCTCGCCGAGCACATCGCGGCCCAGCTGCCCCCGGAGATCGCGCAGCACCTGCTGCGGGTGGCCGTCACCCACGGCCCGTCCCGCGAGGAGCGGCGCCGGGGCGAGCGGTTCGGCCTGGCCGGCTTCGCCGGGCGGATCGCCTGGCGGGCGGGTACCACCGAGGAGATGGCGCTGGCCGAGGCGGGAGCGGTGCTGGATGTGCTGGACGCCTCGCTGGCGCCCGAGCTGATGCAGAAGCTCGGCCATGTCCTGCCGCACGACATCCGCGAACTGCTGCCCGAGGCCCGGGCGGCGGACGCCCCGTGGTCGTCCGCCTGA
- a CDS encoding lycopene cyclase family protein, with protein MEDAEVVIIGAGAAGLSLARRLAATRPAGPVVLLEPPDGPLRSPVRTWCWWEAADGGEYDAAVRASWDRIAVHGPAGERVEAPLAPLRYKMLRSDDFETLVAGELAGHPAVHRLPGAVTAVHDGPRAAEVVADTPGGVLRLRARWVFDSRPPRELPPARTRLLQHFRGWFVRTAEAAFDPAVALLMDFRVPQPSGGLAFGYVLPTGPRGALVEYTRFSADLLGRDAYDAALDRYVREVLGLGRFRTTGTEQGAIPMTDGAFPRRVGARVFRIGTAGGATRPATGYTFSAIQRQSRGIAQAYAAGRVPVPPPPHRRRHLTMDAALLRALDRGRLDGAAYFTGLFRSHPPGRLLRFLDGGSTLREEAMVGLRGPVVPMALSCAELPLLRRRPRVGRPG; from the coding sequence GTGGAGGACGCAGAGGTGGTGATCATCGGCGCCGGTGCGGCCGGCCTCTCCCTGGCACGCCGGCTGGCCGCGACCCGCCCGGCCGGCCCGGTGGTGCTGCTGGAGCCGCCCGACGGCCCGCTGCGCAGCCCGGTACGCACCTGGTGCTGGTGGGAGGCGGCGGACGGCGGGGAGTACGACGCGGCGGTCCGCGCGTCCTGGGACCGGATCGCCGTGCACGGCCCCGCCGGGGAGCGGGTGGAAGCGCCGCTGGCGCCGCTGCGCTACAAGATGCTGCGGTCGGACGACTTCGAGACCCTGGTCGCCGGGGAACTGGCCGGGCACCCGGCCGTACACCGGCTGCCGGGCGCGGTCACCGCCGTCCACGACGGCCCCCGGGCCGCCGAGGTGGTCGCCGACACCCCGGGCGGGGTGCTGCGGCTGCGGGCCCGCTGGGTCTTCGACTCCCGGCCGCCCAGGGAGCTGCCACCCGCCCGCACCCGGCTGCTCCAGCACTTCCGGGGCTGGTTCGTACGGACCGCCGAGGCGGCCTTCGACCCGGCCGTGGCGCTGCTGATGGACTTCCGCGTCCCGCAGCCGTCCGGCGGCCTGGCCTTCGGCTATGTGCTGCCGACCGGACCGCGCGGGGCGCTGGTGGAGTACACCCGGTTCTCCGCCGACCTGCTCGGCCGCGACGCCTATGACGCCGCACTCGACCGGTATGTCCGCGAGGTGCTGGGCCTCGGCCGGTTCCGGACCACCGGCACCGAGCAGGGGGCCATCCCGATGACCGACGGGGCCTTCCCGCGCCGGGTGGGCGCCCGGGTCTTCCGGATCGGGACCGCAGGGGGCGCCACCCGCCCCGCCACCGGCTACACCTTCAGCGCCATCCAGCGGCAGTCGCGCGGCATCGCGCAGGCGTACGCGGCCGGGCGGGTTCCCGTCCCGCCCCCGCCGCACCGCCGCCGCCATCTGACGATGGACGCGGCGCTGCTGCGGGCACTGGACCGGGGGCGGCTGGACGGCGCCGCGTACTTCACCGGGCTCTTCCGGAGCCATCCGCCGGGGCGGCTGCTGCGCTTCCTGGACGGCGGGTCCACCCTGCGCGAGGAGGCCATGGTGGGCCTGCGCGGCCCTGTCGTACCGATGGCGCTGAGCTGCGCCGAACTCCCCCTGCTGCGGCGGCGTCCCCGCGTCGGCCGTCCGGGGTAG
- a CDS encoding methyltransferase domain-containing protein, translated as MTLLQGRELADAFDRSAAAYDRLVGANPGYHAHLRLAARRLGLPAGGAGSRVLDLGCGTGASTAALLRAAPQARITAVDASAGMLERARAKHWPPEVTFVHSSVETLAETGVTGPFDAAFAAYLVRNTADPDAVLAAVHGLLRPGGRLAVHEYALTGAPVHRAVWSTVCWGVVIPLGAAGPGGARLYRHLWRSVLGFDTAPALRDRLLRAGFDEVRIAPVTGWQRGIVHTFTAQRPAAAE; from the coding sequence ATGACGCTGCTTCAGGGCCGTGAGCTGGCCGACGCCTTCGACCGCTCGGCCGCCGCCTACGACCGGCTGGTGGGTGCCAACCCCGGCTACCACGCCCATCTGCGGCTGGCCGCGCGCCGGCTGGGGCTGCCCGCCGGCGGTGCCGGATCGCGCGTACTCGACCTGGGGTGCGGCACCGGCGCCTCCACCGCCGCGCTGCTGCGGGCCGCCCCGCAGGCCCGGATCACGGCGGTGGACGCCTCGGCGGGCATGCTGGAGCGGGCCAGGGCCAAGCACTGGCCGCCGGAGGTCACCTTTGTCCACTCCTCCGTCGAGACCCTGGCCGAGACCGGCGTGACCGGGCCCTTCGACGCCGCCTTCGCCGCCTATCTGGTGCGCAACACCGCCGACCCGGACGCGGTGCTGGCGGCGGTCCACGGGCTGCTGCGGCCGGGAGGGCGGCTGGCGGTCCACGAGTACGCCCTGACAGGTGCTCCGGTGCACCGGGCGGTCTGGTCCACGGTCTGCTGGGGCGTGGTGATCCCGCTGGGCGCGGCGGGTCCGGGCGGCGCCCGGCTCTACCGCCACCTGTGGCGCAGCGTGCTGGGCTTCGACACCGCCCCGGCGCTACGGGACCGGCTGCTGCGGGCGGGCTTCGACGAGGTGCGGATCGCTCCGGTCACCGGCTGGCAGCGGGGCATCGTGCACACCTTCACGGCGCAGCGACCGGCGGCGGCGGAGTGA
- a CDS encoding FAD-dependent oxidoreductase yields MSGAALGDGGTAPRRGRDRRARRWPLPTGRERVASPAPRVAVVGGGIAGLAAATALAERGVLVDLLERRPVLGGRLAGWPTTLADGSAVTMSRGFHAFFRQYYNLRGLLRRADPRLAMLTPLPDYPLRRRGGGQDSFARVPRTPPWSALGFAALSPSFTWSGLARMAPRAALPLLDVRVPEVYERLDGISAADFLYAVRFPEEARHLAFEVFSRSFFADPGELSAAELALMFHIYFLGSAEGLLFDVPAEPFPQALWDPLAAYLRGHGVRLRTGTAVERVRPRAGGGFAVAADGGRPEVFDAVVLALDTGGLRDLVAASPALGDAPWRGRIAALRQAPPFLVSRLWLDRPVRPGRAGFLGTSGWGPLDNVSVLERWEGEAARWAARTGGSVVELHAYAVGPTADRAAMQRRLRAELHRVYPETARARLVDARHEWQDDCPLFPVGGFAARPGVATPQPGLVLAGDLVRTDLPTALMERAATTGFQAANLLLERWGVRGQTLWSVPTAGRSRLLRTLAAHA; encoded by the coding sequence GTGAGCGGCGCTGCGCTGGGGGACGGCGGTACGGCGCCGCGCCGGGGCCGGGACCGGCGGGCCCGGCGCTGGCCGCTGCCCACCGGGCGGGAGCGGGTGGCGTCGCCGGCGCCCCGGGTCGCGGTCGTCGGCGGCGGCATCGCCGGGCTGGCCGCCGCCACCGCACTGGCCGAGCGCGGCGTCCTGGTGGACCTGCTGGAGCGGCGCCCGGTGCTGGGCGGCCGCCTCGCGGGCTGGCCGACCACGCTGGCGGACGGCTCGGCGGTGACCATGAGCCGGGGCTTCCACGCCTTCTTCCGGCAGTACTACAACCTGCGTGGACTGCTGCGCCGCGCCGACCCCCGCCTCGCCATGCTGACCCCGCTGCCCGACTACCCGCTGCGGCGTCGCGGCGGCGGCCAGGACAGCTTCGCCCGGGTGCCCCGGACCCCACCCTGGAGCGCCCTCGGCTTTGCCGCGCTCAGCCCCTCCTTCACCTGGTCGGGGCTGGCCCGGATGGCTCCCCGGGCCGCGCTGCCGCTGCTGGATGTGCGGGTGCCGGAGGTGTACGAGCGGCTGGACGGCATCAGCGCGGCGGACTTCCTGTACGCCGTGCGCTTCCCCGAGGAGGCCCGGCACCTGGCATTCGAGGTCTTCTCGCGCAGCTTCTTCGCCGACCCGGGCGAGCTGTCCGCCGCCGAACTGGCCCTGATGTTCCACATCTACTTCCTGGGCTCCGCCGAGGGGCTGCTCTTCGACGTGCCCGCCGAACCCTTCCCGCAGGCGCTCTGGGACCCGCTGGCGGCCTATCTGCGCGGGCACGGCGTACGGCTGCGCACCGGCACGGCGGTCGAGCGGGTACGGCCGCGCGCCGGGGGCGGCTTCGCGGTGGCGGCGGACGGCGGGCGCCCGGAGGTGTTCGACGCGGTGGTGCTGGCCCTGGACACCGGGGGGCTGCGCGACCTGGTGGCCGCCTCCCCCGCCCTGGGCGACGCACCGTGGCGCGGCCGGATCGCGGCGCTGCGTCAGGCCCCGCCGTTCCTGGTCTCCCGGCTCTGGCTGGACCGGCCGGTCCGCCCCGGGCGGGCGGGCTTCCTGGGCACCAGCGGCTGGGGGCCGCTGGACAATGTCAGCGTCCTGGAGCGCTGGGAGGGCGAGGCCGCGCGGTGGGCGGCGCGCACCGGCGGCTCGGTGGTGGAGCTGCATGCGTACGCCGTCGGCCCGACGGCGGACCGCGCGGCGATGCAGCGGCGGCTCCGGGCCGAACTGCACCGGGTGTACCCGGAGACGGCGCGGGCCCGGCTGGTGGACGCGCGCCATGAGTGGCAGGACGACTGCCCGCTCTTCCCGGTCGGGGGCTTCGCCGCCCGCCCGGGGGTCGCCACCCCGCAGCCGGGCCTGGTACTGGCCGGGGACCTGGTACGCACCGATCTGCCGACGGCCCTGATGGAGCGCGCCGCCACCACCGGCTTCCAGGCGGCCAACCTGCTGCTGGAGCGCTGGGGCGTACGAGGCCAGACCCTCTGGTCCGTACCGACCGCCGGCCGTTCACGGCTGCTGCGCACACTGGCCGCCCACGCCTGA
- a CDS encoding DUF5914 domain-containing protein, protein MTGRASRIPLGLLRGTGWAEQRPTWDDARPAVIAAALARALARPTGNWYVLGASSEVRPGRPLGRTVAGTELVAWRGADGRLHAGPGACPHLGAPLHTSPVVGGRLVCRWHGLSLGAEGFPGWAPFPAHDDGLLAWVRLDTAGGEAPTPAPPIPTRPDPAASLTAVTTSVGRCEPQDVVANRLDPWHGAWFHPYAFADLTVVQAPGPDTGDPAEDRFVVEVAFRLSGRIGVPVRASFTAPGPRTVVMRILDGEGATSVVETHATPVRPADGGSPRTAVVEAVVAHSGRPGFTAARRAAPLLRLLVRRTAARLWRDDLAYAERRWELRAEGRFPG, encoded by the coding sequence ATGACCGGCCGCGCCTCCCGTATCCCGCTGGGCCTGCTGCGCGGCACCGGATGGGCCGAGCAGCGGCCCACCTGGGACGACGCCCGTCCGGCCGTCATCGCCGCCGCGCTGGCCCGCGCCCTGGCACGGCCCACGGGCAACTGGTATGTGCTGGGAGCCAGCAGCGAGGTCCGCCCCGGTCGACCCCTCGGCCGGACCGTCGCCGGAACCGAGCTGGTCGCCTGGCGCGGCGCCGACGGACGCCTGCACGCCGGGCCCGGCGCCTGCCCCCACCTGGGCGCCCCGCTCCACACCAGCCCCGTGGTCGGCGGGCGGCTGGTCTGCCGCTGGCACGGCCTGTCCCTGGGCGCCGAGGGCTTCCCCGGCTGGGCGCCGTTCCCCGCCCACGACGACGGGCTGCTCGCCTGGGTACGGCTGGACACCGCCGGCGGCGAGGCCCCCACCCCGGCCCCGCCGATCCCGACCCGCCCCGACCCGGCCGCCTCGCTGACCGCCGTCACCACCTCCGTCGGCCGCTGCGAGCCGCAGGACGTGGTCGCCAACCGCCTCGACCCGTGGCACGGCGCCTGGTTCCACCCCTACGCCTTCGCCGACCTCACCGTCGTACAGGCCCCCGGGCCGGACACCGGCGACCCGGCCGAGGACCGTTTCGTGGTGGAGGTGGCCTTCCGGCTGAGCGGCCGGATCGGCGTTCCCGTACGGGCCTCCTTCACCGCGCCGGGGCCGCGCACCGTGGTGATGCGGATCCTCGACGGCGAGGGCGCCACCAGCGTGGTCGAGACCCACGCCACCCCGGTACGGCCGGCGGACGGCGGCTCCCCTCGCACGGCGGTGGTGGAGGCGGTGGTCGCCCACTCCGGCCGCCCGGGCTTCACCGCCGCCCGCCGCGCCGCACCGCTGCTGCGCCTCCTGGTCCGGCGCACTGCGGCCCGGCTCTGGCGGGACGACCTCGCCTACGCCGAACGCCGCTGGGAGCTGCGGGCGGAGGGGCGGTTTCCTGGGTGA
- a CDS encoding phytoene/squalene synthase family protein has product MTARELDSAGITDPALRAAYLRCRQLNARHGRTYFLATRLLTPDRRPAVHALYGFARWADDIVDDLAPETPPAARDRALRRLERHLDQGLSTGRSEHPVVAALADTAARHRIDHRHFAAFMASMRMDLTVTDYATFADLHTYMYGSAAVIGLQVLPVLGTTSPQAEAAPHAAALGVAFQLTNFLRDVGEDLDRDRVYLPADRLAAHGADRALLRWCRNTGRTDRRVREALRDLVQANRRVYRYAALGIPMLDPVSRPCVATALALYRRILDEIEGADYAVLHRRVTVAGHRRAATALGGLGRVALARCRARTAAALRPRPLRETTG; this is encoded by the coding sequence ATGACGGCCCGGGAACTCGACAGCGCGGGCATCACCGACCCCGCGCTGCGCGCCGCCTACCTGCGCTGCCGACAGCTCAACGCCCGGCACGGCCGCACCTACTTCCTCGCCACCCGGCTGCTCACCCCCGACCGGCGGCCCGCCGTCCACGCCCTGTACGGCTTCGCCCGCTGGGCCGACGACATCGTCGACGACCTCGCCCCGGAGACCCCGCCCGCCGCCCGTGACCGCGCCCTGCGAAGGCTGGAACGCCACCTCGACCAGGGCCTCTCCACCGGGCGCAGCGAACACCCGGTCGTCGCCGCGCTGGCCGACACCGCAGCCCGCCACCGCATCGACCACCGCCACTTCGCCGCCTTCATGGCGTCCATGCGGATGGACCTCACCGTCACCGACTACGCCACCTTCGCCGACCTGCACACCTATATGTACGGCTCCGCCGCAGTGATCGGCCTCCAGGTGCTGCCCGTCCTCGGCACCACCTCGCCGCAGGCCGAGGCGGCCCCGCACGCCGCCGCACTCGGCGTCGCCTTCCAGCTCACCAACTTCCTCCGCGACGTCGGCGAGGACCTGGACCGCGACCGCGTCTACCTGCCCGCCGACCGGCTCGCCGCGCACGGCGCCGACCGGGCCCTGCTGCGCTGGTGCCGCAACACCGGCCGCACCGACCGGCGGGTCCGGGAGGCGCTGCGCGACCTGGTCCAGGCCAACCGCCGGGTCTACCGCTACGCCGCGCTCGGCATCCCCATGCTCGACCCCGTGTCACGGCCCTGCGTCGCCACGGCGCTGGCCCTCTACCGCCGCATCCTGGACGAGATCGAGGGCGCCGACTACGCGGTCCTGCACCGCCGGGTCACCGTGGCCGGACACCGCCGCGCCGCCACCGCCCTCGGCGGCCTCGGCCGGGTCGCCCTGGCCCGCTGCCGGGCCCGGACCGCCGCCGCCCTGCGCCCCCGCCCGCTCCGGGAGACCACCGGATGA